One genomic region from Cyanobium usitatum str. Tous encodes:
- a CDS encoding sigma-70 family RNA polymerase sigma factor, translated as MAAPLSRSAFRARDALVLQHLPLADAVASAVARRFFPLVEREDLIQVAREALLRSVLRCKAGEPAEPYLRRCISGALQHHLRDRVRLVRIPRRLHEQGQCPLGHISLDVHAAGESCLLDQLASPEQEAASPADDLALEQLVDQLPAPQATALRLAVLEGLSLRAAAEQLQISAMFVSHREVRLAAQRAQKKALEALRQQLVA; from the coding sequence ATGGCTGCCCCGCTTTCCCGCTCTGCTTTCCGTGCCCGTGATGCCCTGGTGCTCCAGCACCTGCCTTTGGCTGATGCCGTTGCCTCAGCTGTAGCCCGCCGCTTCTTCCCTTTGGTTGAGCGGGAGGATCTGATCCAGGTGGCTAGAGAAGCCCTGCTCCGTTCAGTGCTGCGCTGCAAAGCAGGTGAGCCGGCAGAGCCCTATCTGCGCCGCTGCATCTCAGGGGCCTTGCAGCATCACCTGCGCGATCGGGTGCGGCTGGTGCGCATTCCGCGCCGGCTGCATGAGCAGGGTCAGTGCCCCCTGGGTCACATCAGCCTTGATGTCCATGCCGCTGGCGAGTCGTGCCTGCTCGATCAGCTAGCCAGCCCAGAGCAAGAAGCAGCCAGCCCCGCTGATGATCTGGCGCTGGAGCAGCTGGTAGATCAGCTGCCTGCGCCGCAAGCCACGGCCCTGCGGCTCGCCGTCCTTGAGGGCCTCTCTCTGAGGGCTGCAGCGGAGCAGCTGCAAATCAGCGCCATGTTCGTGTCGCACCGTGAGGTGCGCCTAGCGGCGCAGCGGGCCCAGAAGAAAGCGCTTGAAGCGCTGCGCCAGCAGCTGGTGGCCTAG
- a CDS encoding HIT family protein translates to MARSLTQREDRTRDLDDTDRTDFRGVQGSYGHRVAGCVFCALEGSGRVLLENELALCIADAYPVSEGHSLVIPRSHGAVGLELHQPEWNAVVELMN, encoded by the coding sequence ATGGCCCGATCCTTGACGCAGCGCGAGGACAGGACGAGGGATTTAGACGACACCGACCGCACCGACTTCCGCGGTGTGCAGGGCAGCTACGGCCACCGCGTAGCGGGCTGTGTGTTCTGCGCGCTGGAGGGCAGCGGCCGGGTGCTGCTGGAGAACGAGCTGGCGCTCTGCATCGCCGATGCCTATCCCGTGAGCGAGGGGCACAGCCTGGTGATCCCTCGTAGTCATGGGGCCGTCGGCCTAGAGCTGCACCAGCCGGAGTGGAACGCCGTGGTGGAGCTGATGAACTAG
- a CDS encoding DUF2075 domain-containing protein, which translates to MIIYLATREVFLQHVREQRIEEEVRERYIAITGHKVAANEFRAWQNSLQCVGNVLQFKEIPRELGVAIEFKIHNTAKRIDLLLSGRNANGAPAAVIVELKQWETVEPTELDGVVRTFLGKGPRETTHPSYQAMSYRALLRGFNTAVVEHGIELQPCAYLHNCLDGRGLTDSRYRPYLEQAPVFLRHDNAAMAAFLRRCLEVGDQGRTIERIRDGKAKPSQQLADSVERMLKGNSDFVLIDEQKVVYEQAIALARQLREGRHTVLLVQGGPGTGKSVVAVNLLARMLGMGLNSRYVSKNAAPRAVYRAKLTGSMRRNEYDNLFCGSACFVGCPEGFYDVLIVDESHRLMTKTIYDKAGENQVKEIIHASKLAVFFLDEDQRVTFDDIGSTAEIEKWSQYHEAQLKREVLPSQFRCAGSDGYLAWLDSTLGIRETANERLDPEAFDFRVFDDPVALHQAIRDRNGGNGARMVAGYCWNWASKYHPNAWDIELEPWGYRARWNLSKDGSVWIMKQGTVEEVGCIHTCQGLELETVGVIIGPDLAYSEGSVATVPSRRARTDQSLKGYKVGLKRDPQAIRLKADAIIRNTYRTLMSRGMRACYVFACDPALNDYLKQTAGQVGSH; encoded by the coding sequence TTGATCATCTACCTCGCCACCCGGGAGGTGTTCCTCCAGCACGTGCGCGAGCAGCGCATCGAGGAGGAGGTGCGTGAGCGCTACATCGCCATCACCGGACACAAGGTGGCTGCTAACGAATTCCGCGCCTGGCAGAACTCACTCCAGTGCGTGGGCAACGTGCTGCAGTTCAAGGAGATCCCGCGCGAGCTGGGCGTAGCCATCGAGTTCAAAATCCACAACACTGCCAAGCGGATCGATCTGCTGCTTTCCGGCCGCAACGCCAACGGCGCACCGGCGGCTGTGATCGTGGAACTGAAGCAGTGGGAAACGGTGGAGCCCACCGAGCTGGACGGGGTGGTACGCACGTTCTTAGGCAAAGGGCCGCGCGAGACCACGCACCCCTCATATCAGGCGATGAGCTATAGGGCGCTGCTTCGGGGCTTCAACACGGCGGTGGTAGAGCACGGGATCGAGCTGCAGCCCTGCGCCTACCTGCACAACTGCCTCGACGGCAGAGGCCTCACCGATTCCCGCTACCGGCCCTATCTGGAGCAGGCGCCGGTGTTCCTGCGCCACGACAACGCCGCCATGGCGGCCTTCCTGCGCCGCTGCCTTGAAGTGGGCGACCAAGGCCGCACGATTGAGCGGATCCGTGACGGCAAGGCCAAGCCCAGCCAGCAGCTGGCGGATTCCGTGGAGCGGATGCTCAAGGGCAACAGTGATTTTGTGCTGATCGATGAGCAGAAGGTGGTGTATGAGCAGGCCATAGCCCTGGCGAGGCAACTGCGCGAAGGTCGGCACACGGTGCTGCTGGTGCAGGGCGGGCCGGGTACGGGCAAATCAGTGGTGGCGGTGAACCTGCTGGCCAGGATGCTGGGGATGGGCCTGAACTCCCGCTACGTGAGCAAGAACGCGGCCCCGCGGGCGGTGTACCGGGCCAAGCTCACCGGTTCAATGCGCCGCAACGAATACGACAACCTCTTCTGCGGTTCGGCCTGTTTTGTGGGCTGCCCGGAGGGCTTCTACGACGTGCTGATCGTGGATGAGAGCCACCGATTGATGACCAAGACCATCTACGACAAGGCAGGCGAAAACCAGGTCAAGGAGATCATCCACGCCAGCAAATTGGCGGTGTTCTTCCTCGATGAAGACCAGCGCGTCACCTTCGATGACATCGGCAGCACGGCCGAGATCGAGAAATGGAGCCAGTACCACGAGGCGCAGCTGAAGCGTGAGGTGTTGCCGTCGCAGTTCCGCTGTGCGGGCTCCGATGGCTACCTGGCCTGGCTGGATTCCACCCTCGGCATTCGCGAGACGGCCAACGAACGGCTCGACCCCGAAGCGTTCGATTTTCGCGTGTTCGACGATCCAGTAGCCCTGCACCAGGCGATCCGCGACCGCAACGGAGGCAACGGGGCGCGCATGGTGGCCGGCTACTGCTGGAACTGGGCGTCGAAGTATCACCCCAACGCCTGGGACATCGAACTGGAGCCCTGGGGCTACCGGGCCCGCTGGAACCTGAGCAAAGACGGCAGCGTCTGGATCATGAAGCAGGGCACGGTGGAGGAGGTGGGCTGCATCCACACCTGCCAGGGTCTGGAGCTGGAGACGGTGGGCGTGATCATCGGGCCCGACCTCGCCTACAGCGAGGGTTCGGTGGCGACGGTGCCATCCAGGCGAGCGCGCACGGACCAATCACTGAAGGGATACAAGGTGGGGCTGAAGCGGGATCCGCAGGCGATTCGGCTCAAGGCCGATGCGATCATCCGCAACACCTACCGCACGTTGATGAGCCGGGGGATGCGGGCCTGTTATGTGTTCGCCTGTGATCCGGCGTTGAATGACTATCTCAAGCAGACGGCTGGGCAGGTCGGAAGCCACTGA
- a CDS encoding DUF3427 domain-containing protein, with protein sequence MRTGHSLTPGFYDQLLTEALGQDLAELQPELQTLDRLDPEEAPQRLSRHLAALLRSALASLPGGHPTTSQLELVNQLVALLIAEVPRAVGPGDAVHTSGQSLSRIRAAPLLSGQAEALRPLIPLADSTLLVNAGGEPSVGQALIHEIPSAQQVDLLCAFIKWSGLRLLQEPLAELLRSGRSLRVLTTVYMGATDRRALDWLVAHGAEVRVSYDTRRTRLHAKAWLFHRASGSSTAYIGSSNLSTAALHDGLEWNVRLSAQDNEGILSKFQATFESYWEEGEFEPYRASEIEQRRFDRASENETSSDATPLSFFDIRPYAYQQEILDKLSAERSLHGRWRNLVVAATGTGKTVVAALDYARQAGPDHPTLLFVAHRREILQQSLATFRQVLRDGSFGELLVDGQRPSQWRHVFASVQSLAGIDPANLAPDTFDVVIVDEFHHAASASYERWLHHLAPVLLLGLTATPERTGGEDILHWFDGRIAAELRLWSALEQGLLTPFHYFGLHDGTDLSLIEWRRNGYATEALSNLYTADDARLRLILRELEDKVTNLEAMRALGFCVSVEHARWMARKFVAAGLRAAALDASSPRDERAEQIRRLRSGELQILFAVDLFNEGLDIPEIDTVLFLRPTESAIVFLQQLGRGLRLHPSKSCLTVLDFIGQAHRSFRYDLRYRALLGGTRDQLEQQIKEGFPFLPAGCSLQLDRVSSERVLSNLRESLPTRRPQLLAEARLLGRCSLEGLLEGLGMELGEFYRVAGSWALLQLELGWLVAGAASGEPSDDEKRLGRGIAGGLLHLDDPERLRWLVDQLRRPIAPDPAGFDPTTERSWRMLMAQLWGSGRQHLPLADALVRLWAAADLSAELVELFELLLERTDHLVTALDWGRTDPPPIPLKLHGRYSRAEVFAAFGLLNEARPFPGREGVFVDEATQCDVFFITLKKSERLFSPTTRYNDYAISPWEFHWESQSLTREDSATGQRYIHHAERGSRVLLFVREENKRGGVTQPFLCLGFADYVSHEGERPMAIRWRLHRAIPAAFVPELALAV encoded by the coding sequence ATGAGGACAGGCCATTCCCTGACACCCGGCTTCTACGACCAGCTCCTCACCGAGGCCCTCGGCCAGGACCTGGCGGAGCTCCAGCCTGAGCTGCAAACGCTCGATCGCCTCGACCCCGAAGAAGCACCCCAGCGGCTCTCGCGTCACCTCGCTGCGCTATTGCGCAGCGCCCTGGCCAGCCTTCCAGGTGGGCATCCCACTACTTCCCAGTTGGAACTTGTGAATCAGCTGGTGGCCTTGCTGATCGCCGAGGTGCCAAGGGCCGTCGGCCCCGGTGATGCTGTCCACACCAGCGGTCAGAGCCTCAGCCGTATTCGGGCCGCGCCGTTGCTTTCTGGCCAGGCCGAGGCGCTGCGGCCGCTAATCCCCCTGGCTGACAGCACCCTGCTGGTGAACGCCGGCGGCGAACCGTCGGTGGGACAGGCGCTGATCCATGAAATCCCCTCCGCCCAGCAGGTGGACCTGCTCTGCGCCTTCATCAAGTGGAGCGGCCTACGTCTGTTGCAGGAGCCCTTGGCCGAACTGCTGCGTTCCGGCCGATCGTTGCGCGTGCTCACCACCGTCTACATGGGCGCCACCGACCGCCGCGCCCTCGATTGGCTCGTGGCCCACGGCGCCGAGGTGCGCGTCAGCTACGACACCCGCCGCACCCGCCTGCACGCCAAAGCCTGGCTGTTCCATCGCGCCTCTGGCTCCTCCACCGCCTACATCGGCTCTTCCAACCTCTCCACCGCCGCATTGCACGACGGCCTGGAGTGGAACGTGCGCCTCTCCGCCCAAGACAATGAGGGCATCCTGTCCAAGTTCCAGGCCACCTTTGAGAGCTACTGGGAGGAGGGCGAATTTGAGCCCTACCGTGCCAGCGAGATCGAGCAGCGCCGCTTTGATCGGGCCTCAGAGAACGAAACCAGCAGCGACGCCACCCCGCTCAGCTTCTTCGACATCCGCCCCTACGCCTACCAGCAGGAGATCCTCGACAAGCTGTCGGCCGAGCGCAGTCTCCATGGCCGCTGGCGCAACCTGGTGGTGGCCGCCACCGGCACCGGCAAAACCGTGGTCGCTGCCCTCGATTACGCCCGCCAGGCCGGTCCTGATCACCCGACCCTGCTTTTCGTAGCCCACCGGCGCGAGATCCTGCAGCAGAGCCTCGCCACCTTCCGCCAGGTGCTGCGTGATGGATCCTTCGGCGAGCTGCTGGTGGATGGCCAGCGTCCCAGCCAGTGGCGCCATGTGTTCGCCTCGGTGCAGTCGCTCGCGGGGATCGATCCGGCGAACCTGGCGCCAGACACGTTCGACGTGGTGATCGTCGATGAGTTCCACCACGCCGCCTCCGCCAGCTACGAGCGTTGGCTTCACCACCTGGCGCCCGTCCTGCTACTGGGCCTCACCGCCACCCCCGAGCGCACCGGCGGCGAGGACATCCTCCATTGGTTTGACGGCCGCATTGCCGCCGAGCTGCGCCTCTGGAGCGCGTTGGAGCAGGGCCTTCTGACACCCTTCCACTACTTCGGCCTCCACGACGGCACCGATCTCTCGCTGATCGAATGGCGCCGCAACGGCTACGCCACCGAGGCCCTCTCCAACCTCTACACCGCCGACGACGCCCGCCTGCGCCTGATCCTGCGCGAACTCGAGGACAAGGTCACCAATCTGGAGGCGATGCGTGCCTTGGGCTTCTGCGTGAGCGTGGAGCACGCCCGTTGGATGGCCCGCAAGTTCGTGGCGGCCGGCCTTCGCGCCGCCGCGTTGGATGCCTCCAGCCCCCGCGATGAGCGCGCCGAGCAGATCCGGCGCCTGCGATCCGGTGAGCTGCAGATCCTCTTCGCGGTGGATCTCTTCAACGAAGGCCTCGACATCCCCGAGATCGACACGGTGCTGTTCCTGCGACCCACCGAAAGCGCGATCGTGTTCCTGCAGCAGCTCGGCCGCGGTCTGCGCCTGCACCCGTCCAAGAGTTGCCTCACGGTGCTGGATTTCATCGGCCAAGCCCACCGGAGCTTCCGCTACGACCTGCGCTACCGCGCCCTGCTCGGCGGCACGCGCGACCAACTGGAACAGCAGATCAAGGAGGGTTTTCCCTTCCTGCCGGCCGGCTGCAGCCTCCAGCTCGATCGGGTTTCCAGCGAGCGGGTGCTTTCCAATTTGCGCGAATCGCTGCCCACGCGCCGGCCCCAGCTGCTCGCCGAGGCCCGCCTCCTCGGGCGCTGTTCGCTGGAGGGTTTGCTGGAGGGGCTGGGGATGGAGCTGGGGGAATTTTACCGGGTGGCGGGCTCCTGGGCTTTGCTGCAACTGGAGCTGGGGTGGTTGGTGGCGGGGGCGGCCTCGGGTGAGCCCAGCGACGATGAAAAGCGGCTGGGTCGAGGCATCGCCGGCGGCTTGCTGCATCTGGACGACCCAGAGCGACTGCGCTGGCTGGTGGATCAGCTGCGCAGGCCCATCGCCCCCGATCCGGCGGGCTTCGATCCCACCACCGAGCGCAGCTGGCGCATGCTGATGGCCCAGCTCTGGGGCAGTGGCCGCCAACACTTGCCCCTGGCCGATGCCCTGGTGCGGCTTTGGGCTGCCGCCGATCTCAGCGCCGAGCTGGTCGAGCTGTTTGAGCTGCTGCTGGAGCGCACCGACCACCTGGTGACCGCGCTCGACTGGGGCCGCACCGATCCGCCCCCCATCCCCCTCAAACTCCACGGTCGCTATTCCCGCGCCGAGGTGTTCGCCGCGTTTGGGTTGCTAAACGAAGCCCGCCCGTTCCCCGGGCGGGAGGGAGTCTTCGTCGATGAAGCCACCCAGTGCGACGTCTTCTTCATCACCCTCAAGAAGTCTGAGCGCCTCTTCTCCCCCACCACCCGCTACAACGACTACGCCATCTCCCCGTGGGAGTTCCACTGGGAGAGCCAGAGCCTCACCCGCGAAGACTCCGCCACGGGGCAGCGCTACATCCACCAC